A genomic stretch from Hoplias malabaricus isolate fHopMal1 chromosome 4, fHopMal1.hap1, whole genome shotgun sequence includes:
- the LOC136694454 gene encoding CMP-N-acetylneuraminate-beta-galactosamide-alpha-2,3-sialyltransferase 1-like: protein MIIVCLVALNQIQLDVSPEDTCACFQCLKEHEEDPWFREHYRSPVPKLLSRGNSELSNETRNWWEKLQTGRTKENLSAVVDILFSLFPDGELYSDAGPQRCRTCAVVGNSGNLEGSHYGPLIDAHDFVIRMNRGPTAGFEKDVGSRTTHRALYPESAMDLDNSTHLVLVPFKIQDLQWLISIFTTKHITRTYFNVKPTINADRDKVMVLHPEFMKYVYESWLRKKGTYPSTGFMMLILSLHICDQVNVFGFGAREDGSWHHYYDKRYHVLLNGGKHRGSVEYNITVKLHQMNKIRMYKGW from the exons ATGATCATCGTCTGCCTGGTGGCGTTAAACCAGATCCAGTTGGACGTCTCTCCAGAGGATACCTGCGCCTGTTTCCagtgtttaaaggaacatgaaGAAGACCCTTGGTTCAGGGAGCACTACAGGAGTCCTGTGCCCAAACTTCTGTCCAGAGGGAACAGTGAACTGAGTAATGAAACTCGAAACTGGTGGGAG AAGCTTCAAACTGGACGGACTAAAGAGAACCTCAGCGCCGTGGTGGACatcctgttctctctgtttcctgATGGAGAACTCTATTCAGATGCTGgtcctcagcgctgcagaacCTGCGCTGTGGTGGGAAACTCAGGGAACCTGGAAGGATCTCATTATGGACCTTTAATAGATGCCCATGACTTTGTTATAag GATGAACAGGGGTCCGACTGCAGGTTTCGAGAAGGACGTTGGCTCAAGGACCACTCACCGAGCCTTGTACCCTGAGAGTGCTATGGACCTTGATAACTCCACCCATCTCGTCCTGGTCCCGTTTAAAATCCAGGATCTACAGTGGCTTATTAGCATCTTTACCACCAAACATATCACACG CACTTATTTTAATGTGAAACCTACAATAAACGCAGACAGGGACAAG GTGATGGTACTACATCCTGAATTCATGAAATACGTCTACGAGAGCTGGCTCCGGAAAAAAGGCACGTATCCCTCCACCGGCTTCATGATGCTGATCTTATCCCTGCACATCTGTGACCAG GTGAACGTATTTGGATTTGGAGCCAGAGAAGACGGGAGCTGGCATCACTACTATGACAAAAGGTATCATGTCTTACTCAATGGGGGGAAACACAGAGGAAGTGTGGAGTACAACATCACAGTGAAGCTCCACCAGATGAACAAGATCCGGATGTATAAAGGATGGTGA
- the LOC136694453 gene encoding CMP-N-acetylneuraminate-beta-galactosamide-alpha-2,3-sialyltransferase 1-like — MVLCSTKRLQKLFLGLIITCLVMLNHIQLDLPSKETCACVQCLMDGDVDPWFRERYKSPVPVFLSRGNSEISPNTWEWWQRLQGRPSKENISAIVQTLFSLFPDGELYSDAGPRRCRTCAVVGNSGNLQGSQYGPLIDSHDFVIRMNRGPTAGFEKDVGSRTTHRAMYPESAKDIDNSTHLVLVPFKVKDLQWVVSLFATKDIPWANQKLKPKIQANKDKVMILNPEFIRYVHESWLKKQGLYPSTGFIILVFSLHICDQVSVFGFGAKEDGTWHHYYDKKYHLHFNRGNHKGSNEYNTTLELHQRNKIQMYKGW; from the exons ATGGTGCTCTGCTCCACTAAACGCCTTCAGAAATTGTTTTTGGGATTGATCATCACTTGCCTGGTAATGTTAAACCACATCCAGCTGGACCTCCCTTCCAAGGAGACCTGTGCCTGTGTCCAGTGTTTAATGGATGGGGATGTAGACCCCTGGTTCAGAGAGCGCTACAAGAGTCCGGTACCTGTATTTCTGTCCAGAGGGAACAGTGAGATCAGTCCTAACACCTGGGAGTGGTGGCAG AGGCTTCAAGGTCGACCCAGTAAAGAGAACATCAGTGCTATAGTGCAGaccctgttctctctgtttcctgATGGAGAACTCTACTCAGACGCTGGTCCCCGGCGCTGTAGAACCTGCGCTGTGGTGGGAAACTCGGGGAACCTACAAGGATCTCAATATGGACCTTTAATAGACAGCCATGACTTTGTTATAAG GATGAACAGGGGTCCTACTGCAGGTTTCGAGAAGGACGTTGGATCAAGGACCACTCACCGAGCCATGTACCCTGAGAGTGCTAAGGACATTGATAACTCCACCCACCTCGTCCTGGTCCCATTTAAGGTTAAAGACCTGCAGTGGGTTGTCAGCCTCTTCGCCACCAAAGATATCCCCTG GGCAAATCAGAAACTGAAACCCAAAATACAAGCAAACAAGGATAAG GTGATGATCTTGAATCCTGAGTTCATCAGATACGTCCACGAGAGCTGGCTGAAGAAACAAGGCCTGTATCCCTCCACTGGCTTCATCATACTGGTGTTCTCCCTGCACATCTGTGACCAG gtgagtGTATTTGGTTTCGGTGCTAAGGAAGATGGGACGTGGCATCATTACTATGACAAGAAATATCACCTACATTTTAACAGAGGTAACCACAAAGGAAGCAACGAGTACAACACCACTCTGGAACTCCATCAGAGAAACAAGATCCAGATGTACAAAGGATGGTGA